From a single Polyangiaceae bacterium genomic region:
- a CDS encoding right-handed parallel beta-helix repeat-containing protein: protein MQLWALAVAVGVWLAPAIGHATTIVVDTTAQATATSAADGKCSLAEAMVAANTDAAVDSCAAGLGSDVIQIPAGNYELLLPYTTTQPGDALPMVSSTITLQGPTAGTATLTFNAAASTLRLLSNIAPGQLTLENLTVTKGQHQDVIDNGAKLTIKGCTFQSNGNASDPASRNVITEGPTASLTVSDSKFLANNAVCIRQDLGSGTVSLDNVELTANKTNTIDLVDANLTVTNCAFDQNTALNQAGAIFVRSKDVTVTTSVSDSTFTNNSGTTDAPGVFRNAGAIVDIKRCTFDGNHGGRGGVLENTSGGKLTVEASTLSNNSADGEGGAFRLLGASGTVTLRNTTIANNTAGTVGGGIESEGQDVVLNNVTLSGNSAGSSGGGIGIPNNAGAGTFTVSNSVIAGNVNPTSSPECSAANGKFLISKGYNVLGSDTGCTFVSAAGDQVGTGGSAIDPKLSSLSDNGGSTQTLAPQFGSPAIDKGNPASSGEGACEPVDQTGATRPLGAACDVGALELSPDAPDAGAGGSAGSGGGAAGTGGGSGGGAGAGGGVAGSGGGVQADAGLGGAPSSGASSDDSGGCGCRQARTTSNQGFGLLALAFALRRRRQAAGNT, encoded by the coding sequence GTGCAGCTTTGGGCGCTTGCCGTCGCCGTTGGCGTTTGGCTTGCCCCGGCCATCGGGCACGCAACGACGATCGTGGTCGACACCACGGCGCAGGCCACCGCCACCTCCGCGGCGGACGGGAAATGCAGCCTGGCAGAGGCGATGGTGGCCGCGAACACCGACGCGGCGGTCGACTCTTGCGCCGCCGGTCTGGGCAGCGACGTGATCCAGATACCGGCGGGCAACTACGAGCTCTTGTTGCCCTACACCACGACCCAACCGGGCGACGCGCTGCCGATGGTGTCCAGCACCATCACGCTGCAGGGACCGACGGCGGGAACCGCGACGCTCACGTTCAATGCGGCGGCCTCGACCCTGCGCCTGTTGAGCAACATCGCTCCAGGGCAGCTGACGCTGGAAAACCTGACGGTGACGAAGGGGCAGCACCAGGATGTGATCGACAACGGTGCCAAGCTCACCATCAAGGGCTGTACCTTCCAGAGCAACGGCAACGCGAGCGACCCCGCGTCTCGTAACGTCATCACGGAAGGGCCCACGGCCAGCTTGACCGTGAGTGACTCCAAGTTCCTGGCGAACAACGCCGTGTGCATCCGGCAGGATCTGGGCAGCGGCACCGTCAGCCTGGACAACGTGGAGCTGACGGCCAACAAGACCAACACCATCGACTTGGTCGACGCAAACCTGACAGTCACGAACTGCGCGTTCGATCAGAACACCGCGCTGAACCAGGCGGGCGCCATCTTCGTCAGGAGCAAGGACGTCACCGTCACCACCAGCGTCAGCGACAGCACGTTCACCAACAACTCCGGCACCACCGACGCGCCCGGCGTCTTCCGCAACGCCGGTGCCATTGTCGACATCAAGCGCTGCACCTTCGATGGCAATCATGGTGGACGTGGCGGCGTGCTGGAGAACACCAGCGGGGGAAAGCTCACTGTCGAAGCGAGCACGCTTTCCAATAACTCCGCCGACGGCGAGGGGGGCGCGTTCCGGTTGCTGGGCGCCTCCGGCACGGTGACCCTTCGCAACACGACCATCGCGAACAACACCGCGGGCACGGTGGGCGGCGGGATCGAGTCGGAAGGACAGGACGTCGTGTTGAACAACGTCACGCTGTCGGGAAACTCCGCGGGCTCCAGCGGCGGAGGCATCGGCATCCCGAACAACGCCGGCGCGGGGACCTTCACCGTGTCCAACAGCGTCATTGCGGGCAATGTCAACCCGACGAGCTCACCCGAATGCAGCGCGGCCAACGGCAAGTTCCTCATCTCGAAGGGCTACAACGTGCTGGGCAGCGACACCGGCTGTACGTTCGTTTCAGCGGCGGGGGATCAGGTCGGCACCGGCGGCAGCGCCATCGATCCGAAGCTTTCGTCACTGTCGGACAACGGGGGAAGCACGCAAACGCTGGCGCCGCAGTTCGGCAGTCCCGCCATCGACAAGGGCAATCCCGCCAGCAGCGGCGAAGGAGCATGTGAGCCCGTGGACCAAACCGGAGCCACGCGGCCGCTGGGTGCCGCGTGCGATGTCGGTGCTCTCGAGCTGTCACCGGACGCGCCGGACGCGGGCGCGGGTGGAAGCGCCGGCAGCGGTGGCGGCGCGGCGGGCACCGGCGGCGGCAGCGGGGGTGGCGCAGGCGCTGGCGGAGGCGTCGCGGGAAGCGGTGGTGGCGTTCAGGCCGACGCCGGGCTGGGCGGCGCTCCGAGCTCCGGCGCGAGCTCGGATGACAGCGGCGGCTGCGGTTGCCGGCAGGCCCGCACCACGTCCAACCAGGGTTTCGGCCTTCTGGCCCTCGCCTTCGCACTCCGGCGTCGACGTCAAGCGGCTGGAAATACTTGA
- a CDS encoding helix-turn-helix transcriptional regulator: MAMPKDAEAWWRGLLDGSSRLVTHWDEADERRLLLRRVDPTAPPLTKRECAVVLGATRGRGVTLIALELGIAPATASEHLASAMQKLGVRTRAQLVMLFASGSQTLLPPAGLRAARAAPDEMVLRFPLRTEALTLTRTEQLICRHILAGLGNLEIARRRGRSQRTIANQIASIYAKLDVGSRGELTSLLANHSLSRQPAGGSSTLTHSPPSADRSKITAPP; encoded by the coding sequence GTGGCCATGCCGAAGGACGCCGAAGCTTGGTGGCGCGGGCTCTTGGACGGAAGCTCCCGCCTGGTCACGCACTGGGACGAAGCCGACGAGCGCCGCCTCTTGCTTCGACGGGTCGATCCAACGGCTCCTCCCCTGACGAAGCGGGAGTGCGCCGTCGTGCTCGGCGCTACCCGCGGCCGCGGAGTGACGCTCATCGCCCTCGAGCTCGGCATTGCCCCGGCCACGGCCAGCGAGCACCTCGCCTCTGCCATGCAGAAGCTCGGCGTCCGGACCCGCGCACAGCTCGTGATGCTGTTCGCTTCGGGGAGCCAGACGCTCCTTCCACCCGCCGGACTCCGCGCAGCGCGAGCTGCGCCCGACGAGATGGTGCTCCGCTTTCCCCTGCGTACAGAGGCGCTGACGCTCACTCGCACCGAGCAATTGATCTGTCGCCATATCCTCGCCGGGCTGGGCAACCTGGAGATCGCTCGCCGGCGCGGGCGCTCCCAACGCACCATCGCCAACCAAATAGCCAGCATCTACGCCAAGCTCGACGTCGGCTCTCGGGGCGAGCTGACCTCGCTGCTCGCCAACCACAGCTTGAGTCGTCAACCCGCGGGCGGAAGCTCGACCCTCACGCACAGCCCGCCGAGCGCGGACCGATCGAAGATCACCGCACCGCCGTGA
- a CDS encoding response regulator, producing MLLVEDDDTLRGVIAMHLEHEGMQVHSVDDGNAALSAFRETAPDILVLDVMLPGLSGLEVAARVREETQPSPGIVMITALGGEDDVVNGFRAGADDYVVKPLRPRELRYAPAEGTIRVETGVGSVAFVVVEDDGPGVPDEELEKLGERFHRPDPSRSRRRGGHGLGLAIVLAIAHRHGGAVIFDRSALGGLCVRVELPPAG from the coding sequence GTGCTTCTGGTCGAGGACGACGACACGCTTCGCGGCGTCATCGCCATGCATCTGGAGCACGAAGGCATGCAGGTGCACTCCGTCGACGACGGCAACGCCGCGCTCTCGGCCTTTCGCGAGACCGCTCCGGACATTCTCGTCTTGGATGTGATGCTCCCCGGATTGTCCGGCTTGGAGGTAGCGGCTCGCGTTCGAGAAGAGACGCAGCCCTCTCCCGGAATCGTGATGATCACCGCGCTGGGCGGGGAAGACGACGTGGTGAATGGATTCCGTGCCGGCGCGGACGACTACGTCGTCAAACCGCTGCGCCCCCGCGAGCTGCGCTACGCGCCCGCGGAGGGAACCATCCGAGTGGAGACCGGTGTGGGGTCCGTTGCGTTCGTCGTGGTGGAGGACGACGGCCCCGGTGTGCCGGACGAAGAGCTCGAGAAGCTGGGCGAGCGCTTTCATCGTCCCGACCCCTCGCGCAGCCGGCGTCGGGGAGGGCACGGGCTGGGCCTGGCGATCGTGCTGGCCATCGCCCATCGTCACGGCGGTGCGGTGATCTTCGATCGGTCCGCGCTCGGCGGGCTGTGCGTGAGGGTCGAGCTTCCGCCCGCGGGTTGA
- a CDS encoding DNA mismatch repair protein: MAQPDLLHPTPRVRVDPQGTRLAVELAFAGGTGGGLFEETLDRASFAPSSWEPAAFMNDLFLTRFVAGCFKIRLGKNEVLPLGTHLVRLLGQPPKELAIVEHRRAILRELSASPELVKELRELYVALARLRALLENTGGGRDWDPVRRQLDILQALKLVFDRMATGFASSRSGLSVLAEFGLRVQSGEPYQSLSDLLRYDERRATLSLNIGVGADGRIRGFEVVSVQEDADNPFTSSPLRRLLSKVELFLRGYRFGDGEVMARLVDAVFSGVVDEVVALIQLFGDMELYLGAIGFAEQARAAGLEVCLPELVEPEAPRNLEGLFNPLLLISGIQPVPCNLQTAELCTTVLVTGPNSGGKTRLLQSVGLTQLMAQSGLFIPARAGAVSLTSSLVMSLIQETKADQAEGRLGMELIRIRDLFERLPPGAMVLLDELCSGTNPSEGEEIFELVVTMLAKLQPQAFITTHFLAFAARLAREQKIPKLAFIQVELDEERRATYQFSPGVATTSLAGHAAERLGVTGEQLETLIERNIQRWKTAAE, encoded by the coding sequence ATGGCTCAACCGGACTTGTTGCATCCGACACCGCGGGTGCGGGTGGATCCGCAGGGGACGCGGCTCGCGGTGGAGCTGGCATTTGCCGGAGGCACCGGCGGCGGGCTGTTCGAGGAGACGCTGGATCGCGCGAGCTTCGCGCCTTCGAGCTGGGAGCCCGCGGCTTTCATGAACGACCTGTTCCTGACGCGCTTCGTGGCGGGCTGCTTCAAGATCCGACTGGGCAAGAACGAGGTGCTGCCGCTGGGCACGCACCTGGTGCGGCTGCTTGGGCAACCTCCCAAAGAGCTGGCCATCGTGGAGCACCGGCGGGCGATCCTGCGGGAGCTGTCGGCGTCGCCGGAGCTGGTGAAGGAGCTCCGGGAGCTGTACGTGGCGCTGGCGCGGCTCCGGGCGCTGCTGGAGAACACCGGCGGCGGGCGCGATTGGGATCCGGTGCGGCGTCAGCTCGACATATTGCAAGCGCTCAAGCTGGTGTTCGATCGCATGGCGACGGGGTTTGCGTCGTCGCGCTCGGGGCTCTCGGTGCTGGCGGAGTTCGGCTTGCGGGTGCAATCGGGGGAGCCGTATCAGTCACTCTCGGATCTGCTGCGCTACGACGAGCGGCGCGCGACCCTGAGCTTGAACATCGGCGTGGGGGCGGACGGGCGCATCCGCGGGTTCGAGGTGGTGTCGGTTCAAGAAGACGCGGACAACCCCTTCACCAGCTCGCCGCTGCGGCGCCTTCTGTCCAAGGTGGAGCTGTTCTTGCGCGGCTATCGCTTCGGTGATGGCGAGGTGATGGCACGGCTGGTGGACGCGGTGTTCTCCGGTGTGGTGGACGAGGTCGTCGCGCTGATTCAACTGTTCGGCGACATGGAGCTGTATCTCGGCGCCATCGGGTTTGCGGAGCAGGCTCGGGCGGCGGGTCTCGAGGTGTGCTTGCCGGAGCTGGTGGAGCCCGAGGCGCCGCGGAACCTCGAAGGCCTGTTCAATCCGCTGCTGCTCATCAGCGGGATCCAGCCGGTGCCGTGCAACCTGCAGACGGCGGAGCTCTGCACCACGGTGCTGGTCACCGGTCCGAACTCCGGCGGCAAGACGCGGCTCCTGCAGTCCGTGGGGCTGACACAGCTGATGGCGCAGTCCGGCTTGTTCATTCCGGCGCGGGCCGGGGCCGTGTCGCTCACGTCGAGCTTGGTGATGTCCCTGATCCAAGAGACGAAAGCGGATCAGGCGGAAGGCCGGCTCGGGATGGAGCTGATCCGCATTCGCGATCTGTTCGAGCGCCTGCCCCCGGGAGCGATGGTGCTCTTGGACGAGCTATGCTCCGGGACGAACCCGAGCGAAGGCGAGGAGATCTTCGAGCTGGTGGTGACCATGCTGGCGAAGCTCCAGCCGCAGGCGTTCATCACCACGCACTTCTTGGCCTTCGCGGCGCGGCTCGCGCGAGAGCAGAAGATCCCGAAGCTCGCCTTCATTCAGGTGGAGCTCGACGAAGAACGGCGCGCCACGTATCAATTCTCTCCTGGCGTGGCCACCACGTCCCTCGCGGGCCACGCGGCGGAGCGCCTGGGCGTGACGGGGGAGCAGCTGGAGACGCTCATCGAGCGGAACATCCAGCGCTGGAAAACGGCCGCTGAATGA